One Pelmatolapia mariae isolate MD_Pm_ZW linkage group LG1, Pm_UMD_F_2, whole genome shotgun sequence genomic window, GAAACAGCTGCCAACGTTTCCCTAAACTTGCAGTGTTTCCAGGAGTCCTCAGAGTCTCCACTGACTCCGCTGCTGGAGGTGTTTGATCGGGATCATGGAGCTGGTCTTTCTGTCAGCCTGTCACTCTCTGCACCTCTAACCCTCCAGCTGCCCCACTATGGCGCTGCCGGAAAACGACTCCTGCTCCGTGGCTGACCTCCCCGAGTTCAATCGGTCAGTGGACGGCGGACACACACCGGAGTCGGTGATTGTGCCTGTGGTGTTCGGGCTCATTTTCGTGTTGGGGGTGGTGGGGAACATTCTAGTGCTAGTAGTGATAGGGAAGGTGGGGTACAGCGCAGGTGGGGGAGGCGGCGGTGGAAGTGGAGGAGGAGTTGGGAGGCGCTCGCTTAGCCCGACCAACATCTTCATCCTGAACCTGAGCGTGGCGGACCTCGGCTTCCTGCTCTTCTGCGTGCCCTTCCAAGCCACCATTTACACTCTGCCGGAGTGGGTGTTCGGGGCCTTCCTCTGTACGTTTGTACACTACATCTTCACCGTCAACATGCTTGTGAGCATCTTCACGCTCGTGGCCATGTCCGTGGACCGCTACATTGCCGTGGTGCGCTCCAACAAATCTCTGAGCGTCCGGAGCCCAAGGAACGCACTGGCAGGGCTGTGCGTCATCTGGACGATGTCTCTGGTGTGCTCGGTGCCGGTGGCCAAGCACCAGGGCCTCATTAGCTACCACAACGGAACTTTCTGCTGGGAGGACTGGGCCGGAGCCTCCAAAAACGCCTACAAAGTGACCCTCCTGGTGTTGGGGTACCTGCTACCGCTGCTCCTCATCAGCTGCTGTTACACTAAGGTCAGTTCAAAATAGGAGGCATTTAACGGGGTAATCTTTGACTCCCAGCTGCAGTAAAACAGGCATTAAGAACAGAGCAGAAGGTCCAAAGGCCGTGCACAAAGTCCTGCAGATCATAAAAGCTGTGCGTAAAAACGCGCGTGAGGCGCGCACTCACCAGCACCGGTGTGGCGCTTCAGAATAAAACCAATTCAATAGGTCAGCTTAATGTGGGTCACATGTGATAAACCGATATGACCAAACGATGATAACATCATACAAAATACCCAGCTGAAGTTTCAGAATAAACGCACCAGATGCAGGTAAGAAGTTTTTGCTTCATCGTAATGCTTATCGAGACATTTCCCAGAGGTTAACTATTCGTTTCCCGAActgtttcatttaaataaaagttaacatCAAATATGGTTCATTTTCTGTAAACCAGACAGTAAAAACATCAGCCTCCTAGACCCCTGATAACCAGTTTAATATCCATCCTCTGCATTTAAATTTATGATCAGACTGTTCCGGTCAGAGATCTGTGAGCGTCAAAGCTGATCTGTTATAAGTCAGTCATAAATAACCATTCAGCGATACCTGTAGCAGTTATTGTCAGTTTATGTGTAAAATGTTTTCTGATTCATTAATTAATTGCTTTAAAACGCAATTAATCACATTTTCTGCTAATAAAAGTCTGGAATCCAGCCAAAGAAAAATCTCTGAACACGTTTGCACTgtttaataaacaaataatacaaatatattAATTTCACATATAAATTCAGTTTTGATGGGTTAACCATTTGCTCTCACTtatttaataaacaaacaagacttATAAAATAATAAGCATTAAATAAGTATAAGTCCGTCCTTCCATTACCTTATCCCCTTCAGGTTCACAGAGGGGCTGGAACCAATCCCAGCTTGCCACTGGaatgtgaaaaatgtatttattttattggcaAAGTGCTTTTAATACCTACAGATTGTTGACTTGAACTACACATTGATTAGAttaaacagatttaaaatgaacatttctGTTGCTTCCTGAAAGATGCCAGTGTGCATTAATACGAGCTGTGATTCG contains:
- the galr1b gene encoding galanin receptor type 1b, whose protein sequence is MALPENDSCSVADLPEFNRSVDGGHTPESVIVPVVFGLIFVLGVVGNILVLVVIGKVGYSAGGGGGGGSGGGVGRRSLSPTNIFILNLSVADLGFLLFCVPFQATIYTLPEWVFGAFLCTFVHYIFTVNMLVSIFTLVAMSVDRYIAVVRSNKSLSVRSPRNALAGLCVIWTMSLVCSVPVAKHQGLISYHNGTFCWEDWAGASKNAYKVTLLVLGYLLPLLLISCCYTKILFHLHKKMKNMSKKSERSKKKTAQTVLLVVTVFTICWMPHHIIVMWAEFGTFPLTQATYVFRLVSHCLSYGNSCVNPILYAFLSENFRKACRKVFTCYFLYPPPPTENVVRFRMENFSTTHSTTNI